The following proteins are encoded in a genomic region of Dyadobacter sp. UC 10:
- a CDS encoding SusC/RagA family TonB-linked outer membrane protein, whose protein sequence is MKISLIQTVLAVIFTGLSIAGSADAQDLLNQKITIRAKNQELVTILKNIEKLADVKFTYRPELIRDAKKLSVEAEASKLADLLDEILQPLDIKYKIVRRQVILTKVERSQSLIPEIAPLQLSSRAERELTGKVLDEKNSGLPGVSVVIKGTQKGTTTDIDGSFKLALPDEEATNAVLVFSFVGYQSQEVPVRSSSVITVSLAPEDRSLNEIVVVGYGTVKKSDITGSVAQVKSKDINSFPTSNALQALSGRAAGVQVTQNNGSPGAGMSVRIRGTNSIQGSNDPLYVVDGFPTTGNNPTILNSVDIESMEILKDASATAIYGSRGANGVVLITTKQGKAGKTRVDIETSYSSQTLRKKLELMNASEYARFYNMQAANDKLAPYFTDEQVNNFGEGFDWQDQVFRRAPIKSTSITVSGGNEKTQFSISGSFFGQDGIIKGSDYDRYSLRTNFKHSISKKISFTMSTTLSRLKTARRDSEGGSRGNSMISAAISSPPTLTPYNEDGSYRVMATAYPFIATDLINPLNFINEQTNVVKANRILSNAAFIYNPIPEIAIKISGGIENADDRTDIYTTRKFVNSNGNATVRNTQATSFLNENTISYNKTFNEIHSVSAVAGFTYQDFLTTSLSGAGTGFLSDITETSGLGSAATPGIPGSGYSKAVLLSYLGRVNYALKDKYLFTASIRRDGSSRYSKGEKWGYFPSGAVAWRISNEDFLKNNSNISDLKLRASWGLTGSQAIDPYATLNQLEAGRTVFDDAMYPSFTPETTLPGNLKWETTEQKDIGIDMGILKNRVLLSADFYIKNTRNLLNRVTLPSSLGYTSTIRNVGEMRNQGLEFGVDSRIFTGEFKWDLNTNISFNRNKVVKLYGNDDILGGSVGVVVINDVTSILREGRPVGQFWGYIENGYTEQGKLQFQDLDNDGNITQNDKTYIGNPNPDFIYGINSNMSYKGFDLTLFIQGVQGNDLFNVSSIVNTIDYGFGLNMPKEVLYNHWTPENPNAKYPLITRNSNARVSDRFIEDGSYLRLRNIQLAYNLPLEKWGVKSVRNVQLYVSAQNLLTFTKYSWWDPEVNSKGGGNVQLQGIDHNSYPTAKSFTAGLRVGF, encoded by the coding sequence ATGAAAATCTCGCTCATTCAGACTGTTCTGGCGGTGATTTTTACCGGACTGTCGATTGCCGGGTCGGCAGATGCACAGGATCTTCTCAATCAGAAAATTACGATCAGGGCAAAAAACCAGGAGCTGGTCACTATCCTGAAAAACATTGAGAAACTGGCCGATGTAAAGTTCACCTACCGACCCGAGCTGATCCGTGATGCAAAAAAACTGAGCGTTGAAGCCGAAGCCTCGAAACTGGCTGATCTGCTCGATGAGATCCTGCAACCACTGGACATCAAATACAAGATTGTGCGGCGGCAGGTGATCCTCACAAAAGTGGAGCGCAGCCAGAGCCTGATCCCCGAAATAGCACCATTACAGCTGAGCAGCAGGGCCGAACGGGAACTGACCGGAAAGGTGCTCGACGAAAAGAACAGTGGCCTGCCCGGGGTCAGCGTCGTGATCAAAGGCACCCAAAAGGGCACTACCACCGATATTGACGGGAGCTTTAAACTCGCCTTACCCGACGAGGAGGCAACGAATGCGGTACTTGTTTTCAGCTTCGTAGGATACCAGAGCCAGGAGGTTCCGGTAAGAAGTTCATCGGTGATCACGGTCTCACTTGCGCCGGAAGACCGCTCGTTAAACGAAATCGTGGTAGTAGGTTATGGTACCGTCAAAAAGAGCGACATAACCGGGTCGGTGGCCCAGGTCAAATCCAAGGATATTAACTCTTTCCCTACTTCCAATGCATTGCAGGCGCTTTCCGGCAGGGCGGCCGGTGTGCAGGTTACGCAAAACAATGGCTCCCCGGGCGCTGGCATGAGCGTACGGATCAGGGGTACCAACTCCATTCAGGGAAGCAACGACCCGCTTTATGTGGTAGACGGATTTCCTACTACGGGCAATAACCCGACGATCCTGAACAGCGTCGACATTGAAAGCATGGAAATTTTAAAAGATGCTTCTGCGACCGCTATTTATGGTTCAAGAGGTGCGAACGGCGTTGTTTTGATCACTACCAAACAGGGTAAGGCGGGAAAAACGAGGGTGGATATCGAGACAAGTTACAGTTCGCAGACGCTCCGGAAGAAGCTCGAACTGATGAATGCTTCCGAATATGCGCGCTTCTATAATATGCAGGCTGCGAACGATAAGCTTGCACCCTATTTTACCGACGAGCAGGTCAACAATTTTGGCGAAGGTTTCGACTGGCAGGACCAGGTTTTCCGCCGTGCGCCGATCAAATCCACTTCGATAACGGTGAGCGGAGGAAATGAAAAAACGCAGTTTTCGATATCCGGGAGCTTCTTCGGACAGGATGGTATTATAAAAGGCAGCGATTATGACCGCTATTCACTGAGAACCAATTTTAAACACAGTATCAGCAAGAAGATTTCCTTCACAATGTCGACCACCCTGTCCCGCCTGAAAACGGCGCGTCGTGACAGCGAAGGCGGATCACGTGGGAATTCGATGATCTCGGCGGCTATATCCAGCCCGCCTACTTTGACGCCCTACAATGAGGACGGATCGTACAGGGTTATGGCCACCGCCTACCCTTTTATCGCGACAGACCTGATCAACCCGCTCAATTTCATTAATGAACAAACGAATGTGGTAAAAGCCAACAGGATCCTCTCCAATGCAGCATTCATTTACAACCCTATTCCGGAAATAGCTATTAAAATTTCCGGCGGGATCGAGAATGCGGACGACCGTACCGACATTTACACTACCCGTAAATTCGTAAACTCCAATGGGAATGCGACCGTGCGCAACACGCAGGCGACAAGCTTCCTGAATGAAAATACAATCAGCTACAACAAGACTTTTAACGAAATACACAGCGTGTCGGCTGTGGCGGGTTTTACTTATCAGGATTTCCTGACTACCTCCCTTTCGGGAGCCGGTACCGGTTTTCTGAGCGATATTACCGAAACATCTGGCCTCGGCTCGGCCGCTACGCCAGGCATTCCGGGTTCCGGATATTCCAAAGCTGTACTCCTTTCCTACCTGGGGCGCGTTAACTATGCTTTGAAAGATAAATACCTGTTCACGGCCAGTATCAGAAGGGACGGGTCTTCCCGGTACAGCAAGGGTGAAAAATGGGGCTATTTCCCTTCCGGCGCCGTTGCATGGCGGATTTCGAATGAAGACTTCCTCAAAAATAACAGCAATATCTCCGACCTGAAACTGCGGGCCAGCTGGGGACTCACGGGAAGCCAGGCTATTGATCCTTATGCAACACTGAACCAGCTCGAAGCTGGCCGCACCGTATTCGATGATGCGATGTACCCTTCCTTCACCCCGGAAACGACCTTGCCGGGTAACCTGAAATGGGAGACGACGGAACAAAAAGATATTGGTATTGATATGGGAATCCTGAAAAACAGGGTCCTGCTTTCAGCAGATTTTTATATAAAAAATACCCGTAACCTCCTCAACCGTGTGACCCTGCCCTCCTCTCTCGGTTATACTTCCACGATCAGAAACGTAGGCGAAATGCGTAACCAGGGACTGGAATTCGGTGTCGATAGCCGCATTTTCACGGGTGAGTTCAAATGGGACCTGAATACCAATATTTCTTTTAACCGCAACAAAGTGGTTAAGCTGTACGGCAATGATGATATCCTCGGGGGCAGCGTCGGCGTAGTCGTGATCAATGACGTGACCTCCATTTTGCGTGAAGGCAGGCCGGTCGGTCAGTTTTGGGGCTATATTGAAAACGGGTATACCGAGCAGGGAAAACTGCAATTCCAGGACCTTGACAACGACGGTAACATTACGCAAAATGACAAAACCTATATCGGTAACCCGAACCCTGATTTCATCTACGGTATCAATTCCAACATGTCCTACAAAGGTTTCGACCTGACACTGTTTATCCAGGGCGTGCAGGGAAATGACCTTTTTAATGTAAGCTCGATTGTGAATACGATCGACTACGGTTTTGGCCTCAATATGCCGAAAGAAGTACTATACAATCACTGGACGCCCGAAAACCCGAATGCAAAATACCCGCTGATCACCCGGAATTCGAATGCGCGCGTTTCTGATCGCTTTATCGAGGACGGTTCGTACCTGCGGCTGCGGAATATCCAGCTCGCCTATAACCTGCCGCTGGAAAAATGGGGAGTTAAGTCCGTGCGGAATGTGCAGCTGTATGTCAGTGCGCAAAACCTGCTGACGTTTACCAAATACTCCTGGTGGGATCCCGAGGTAAATTCCAAAGGAGGTGGTAATGTGCAGTTGCAGGGAATTGACCACAACAGTTACCCTACGGCAAAATCATTCACAGCCGGGCTTCGTGTAGGCTTTTAA
- a CDS encoding FecR family protein produces MIEKYKTYSVEDYLADEKFIDWVNSPDREADAFWAGIIAAYPAQKQTIRQAKQITRQLSEAASSPVDKSDVREIWQQIDTKIATHRPAGRQQPMPRSLWLTAASVILMLGLGWAIYDSAVSEKALGYEKLVRTAENPLKEVTNTGAKTLAVTLPDGSRVFLATNSKLSYSKDFTQKTRDVYLSGAAFFDVSKNPEKPFIVYANELVTKVLGTSFSIKAFDTDSRVTVAVKTGRVSVFANRHRADVDPETKGIILIPNQQADFQRENETISRSLIEQPKIVIAKKELEKFAFNNAPVTEIFEAMESAYGVDFLFDPEILSSCRLTTSLSEETLFERLDVICEAIGASYKVVDAQIVISGRKCN; encoded by the coding sequence ATGATTGAGAAATACAAAACCTATTCTGTCGAAGATTACCTCGCCGACGAAAAATTCATCGATTGGGTAAATAGCCCTGACCGCGAGGCAGATGCATTCTGGGCTGGCATAATTGCTGCCTACCCGGCTCAGAAACAGACCATTCGACAAGCGAAGCAAATCACCCGGCAGCTTTCCGAAGCCGCATCTTCACCTGTTGACAAAAGTGACGTCAGGGAAATATGGCAGCAAATCGATACTAAAATAGCCACACACCGGCCGGCTGGAAGGCAGCAACCAATGCCCCGCAGCCTCTGGCTTACAGCCGCGTCGGTGATACTGATGCTCGGTCTGGGCTGGGCGATTTACGATTCGGCTGTTTCTGAAAAAGCACTGGGGTATGAAAAGCTGGTCCGTACCGCTGAGAATCCTTTGAAGGAAGTGACCAATACCGGAGCAAAAACACTGGCCGTCACATTGCCCGACGGAAGCCGCGTTTTTCTTGCTACAAACAGTAAACTGAGCTATTCCAAAGATTTTACGCAAAAAACAAGGGACGTTTATCTGTCGGGCGCTGCGTTTTTTGATGTGTCCAAAAATCCTGAAAAACCTTTCATAGTTTATGCTAATGAATTGGTTACCAAAGTACTAGGTACCAGCTTTTCGATAAAAGCCTTCGATACCGACAGCCGCGTGACCGTGGCTGTGAAAACGGGCCGAGTGTCTGTTTTTGCGAATCGCCACCGAGCCGACGTTGATCCCGAAACAAAAGGTATCATCCTGATCCCGAACCAGCAGGCAGATTTCCAGCGCGAAAATGAAACGATCAGCCGGTCGCTGATCGAACAGCCAAAGATCGTCATCGCGAAGAAAGAGCTGGAAAAATTCGCATTCAACAATGCCCCGGTCACCGAGATTTTTGAAGCGATGGAAAGTGCCTACGGAGTCGATTTTCTCTTTGATCCCGAAATATTGTCTTCCTGCCGGCTCACCACATCATTATCCGAAGAAACATTATTCGAACGCCTGGACGTGATTTGCGAGGCAATAGGCGCCAGCTACAAAGTCGTGGACGCGCAGATCGTGATTTCAGGCAGGAAATGCAACTAA
- a CDS encoding RNA polymerase sigma factor produces MKASNGDQLWNSFKSGDRDAFAKIYNAYIEDLLSYGYRVTSNRQLIKDSIQDVFLHLWLQRENLSATNSVKFYLFRALRNRIVRNIETQHEKPTATYDPPLENLLVDFPFEQSIMETETHEEQIKHLRDAIGKLPKRQQEVIQLRFNQNFSLEEISDLMQISNQSVRNLLHRSLSELRRFFQVTGWVIFLLLMLQ; encoded by the coding sequence GTGAAAGCAAGCAACGGAGATCAGTTATGGAACAGCTTCAAATCGGGTGACAGGGATGCTTTTGCCAAAATCTATAACGCATATATCGAAGATCTGCTGAGTTACGGCTATCGCGTTACCTCCAACCGTCAGCTGATCAAGGACAGCATTCAGGACGTTTTTCTACATCTCTGGCTGCAACGCGAAAATCTGTCCGCCACAAACTCCGTCAAATTCTACCTCTTCCGCGCACTACGGAACCGGATCGTCCGGAATATCGAAACCCAGCACGAAAAGCCGACCGCTACCTACGACCCTCCACTCGAAAATCTGTTGGTGGATTTTCCCTTCGAGCAGTCGATCATGGAAACGGAAACGCACGAAGAGCAGATCAAACACTTGCGCGACGCGATCGGTAAGCTTCCGAAACGACAGCAGGAAGTGATACAGCTTCGTTTTAACCAGAATTTCAGTCTGGAAGAGATCTCCGACCTGATGCAGATCAGCAACCAGTCGGTCCGTAACCTGCTGCATCGTTCCCTGAGCGAGTTACGCCGGTTTTTCCAGGTTACGGGCTGGGTCATATTCCTTCTTTTGATGCTTCAATAA